The genomic interval CCGGCGGGTGAAGACCTCGATGTGGCGGGCCTCGTCGGCGACCTGGACGGCGAGCAGCTGCACGACCTCGCGGAAGTGGGGGTGGATGCGGCCGAGGAACCGGGCGGGCACCACCAGGGCCGCCTGCTCGTTCTCGACCAGGTACGTCATGACCTGGACGACGGCCGCTTCCACCTCGGGCGCCAGGCCCCGCGGCGCCGCCCAGTCGACGGCCGTCGCCGGGTCCCACTGCGAGGCGGCCGCCTGGGCGTAGAGCCGGGGCGCCAGGTCCGACCACACCAGCTCGCGGTCGTCGAGGTCGAACATCGGCTCGACGCCGCCCGGCTCCACGAGGGCGCCGCGCGCGGCCAGGCCCCATCCCGGTGACGGCCGGGCCACCACGTCGCCCGTCGCGGGCCGGCCCGCCCGCTCGGCGCCCGCCCAGCGCTGGCGCTCGGCCGGGCCGACCACCACGGTGCCCACGACGCCGTCCCGCTGGTCGGCCCCCGACGGCCGCTCGACGCGGTGGCCGTGCGCCCGGCACCACGCCGGCAGGTGGACGGCCAGCTGCGGCGCCCGCCCCCGCACGGCCAGGCGGTCGCCGGGCCGGAGGGCGGCCAGCGCCCGCCGCACGAGGAGGTGGGCGCCGGCGTCGAACCCCAGGCCCTCAAGGTCGATAGTCGGCTGCAATCACCTCTCCGTGATCGTCGTAGAACCGCGTCTCGTCGACGGCCGCCTCCAGCGCCGCGTACCCCGACGTTCGCCCGGGCCGCCAGGCGGTGAGGCCCTCGAGGTCCAGCAGGGGCCGCACCAGGGGATCGGCGTACGACATCGACAGCAGCAGGTCGCCGAAGCGCTCGACGACCTCGGCCGGTGCCGCGTCGGTCACCGTCATGTTGCAGTGGTCGTAGGGCTCCGTCTGGGCCAGCACCCGGGAGGCGCCCGGCGCCAGCGTGCCCTCACGGGTGAACACCAGGTGGTTGCCGTCGATCATGCAGGCGGCGTCCACCTCGCCGGCGGCGAGCGCCCTGGCCGCGTCCCGCTCGCCGCCCACGTGGTCCCCGTGGAGGCCCACGCCGACGTCGTACCGGCGCACCTCCACGTCGCCCGTGTCCAGGCCGAGGGACCGCAGGTGGGCCAGCGGCAGCAGCGTCGCCTGAGGCGAGTCGACCGCGCCCGTCGCCACGGTCCGCCCCTTCAGGTCGGCCGGGGCGGCGACGTCGGAGTCGGCCCGGACCACGACCACCGAGGTGAGGTCCTGATCGGTGTCGCGCATGACCAGGGCGCGGACGTCGCGCCCGGCCGCCACGGCCGCCCGGCGGGCACGGACCCAGGCCAGAGGCGAGTTCCAGGCTGCCGCGATCCGGCCCGCCACGAGGTCGTCGACCTGGCGCTCGTAGTTGGAGTACAGGACGTAGTCGAAGTCGAGGTCGTGGCCGCGGAACCAGGCCCGGAAGCCGTCCCAGATGGTGACGACCTTGGCGTCGTAGGCGACGGCCCCCATCACGAACGAACCGCCGGCGGTCATGTGCGCACCATCCCTTCGTGATGGCGCCCCAGCGAGTTGCCGATGGACCGGCCTCCCGGGCCCGTCATGCCGGCACCTCGTCGACGAGGGGCATCCCGCAGATGGCGCGGCCCACGAAGTCGAGGAGGGCGTCGGTGGTCGGCGCCATCACCCGGGCGGCGCGGGCGTCGCGGAAGCGGCGCTCGATGCCCAGCTCCTTGCGGAAGGCGGCGCCGCCGCAGATCTTCATGGCCCGGTCGGTCACGTCGATGGCGGACTCCGCGGCCGCCGCCTTCACCTCGAGCACCCGGAGCATGGCGTCCGCCCGGCCGGATGCGAGGGCGGCGAGGGTGTCGTCGAGGAAGGCCCGCGTGCGGTCGGTCTCCACCCTGATGCGGGCCAGGTCGAGGCGCACGACGGGCTGCTCCGACAGGGACCGGTTCAGGTGGTCGAGGCGGGTCGAGGTGAGGTGGGCGACGGCCTCCGCCGTGACGGCCTCCATGAGGCCGAGGGAGAAGGCCGCGTTGAGCACGAGGAACCACGGCAGCGTCCGGGTGAGCGCCACGTCGAGCCCCCGCCCGTCGCCGCCCAGCATGGCGTCCAGCGGCACGACGACGCCGTCGGCCGTCACCGGCGTCGACCGGTTGGCCCGCAGGCCGAGCCCGTCGAACGGCCCGGCCACGCTGAGGCCGGGGGCGTCGGAGGGGACGA from Acidimicrobiales bacterium carries:
- a CDS encoding PhnD/SsuA/transferrin family substrate-binding protein; the encoded protein is MTAGGSFVMGAVAYDAKVVTIWDGFRAWFRGHDLDFDYVLYSNYERQVDDLVAGRIAAAWNSPLAWVRARRAAVAAGRDVRALVMRDTDQDLTSVVVVRADSDVAAPADLKGRTVATGAVDSPQATLLPLAHLRSLGLDTGDVEVRRYDVGVGLHGDHVGGERDAARALAAGEVDAACMIDGNHLVFTREGTLAPGASRVLAQTEPYDHCNMTVTDAAPAEVVERFGDLLLSMSYADPLVRPLLDLEGLTAWRPGRTSGYAALEAAVDETRFYDDHGEVIAADYRP
- a CDS encoding acyl-CoA dehydrogenase family protein; this encodes MSTPLDALQRVVDDVVAPSAADADRHSTYPRAALDALADAGILGLVSSPDVGGAGAGMDAAAQVVERLAGACGSTAMVVLMHYAAVPVIEAFGPKDVREAIAAGRHVTTLAFSETGSRSHFWAPMSTAVEQDGGVRLDAAKSWVTSAGEADSYVWSSRPLAAEGPMTLWLVPSDAPGLSVAGPFDGLGLRANRSTPVTADGVVVPLDAMLGGDGRGLDVALTRTLPWFLVLNAAFSLGLMEAVTAEAVAHLTSTRLDHLNRSLSEQPVVRLDLARIRVETDRTRAFLDDTLAALASGRADAMLRVLEVKAAAAESAIDVTDRAMKICGGAAFRKELGIERRFRDARAARVMAPTTDALLDFVGRAICGMPLVDEVPA